In a genomic window of Variovorax paradoxus:
- the glnE gene encoding bifunctional [glutamate--ammonia ligase]-adenylyl-L-tyrosine phosphorylase/[glutamate--ammonia-ligase] adenylyltransferase, translated as MTATIGAGSAETSTSLNQLSATASTSPDADKPALSSYSRFVQRLRRRYAGELALLPEGEPRRASMTQAYEALRARGDGVGDALRIVRQLVMERLVTLDCDRQAPLAVVTTAVTELAEFALDTACREACAELDAAHGAPLGADGQRSQLWIVGMGKLGARELNVSSDIDLIYLYDQDGDTTGDPQGRGKLANQEYFARAVKRIYALVGDTTEHGFVFRVDLALRPNGNSGPPVVSLDALEEYFQVQGREWERFAWMKSRVVAPTEVVAQGQAQGLRGAVLPFVFRRYLDYSVFDSLRVLHRQIREQSARRSAGRPERANDVKLSRGGIREIEFTVQLLQVVRGGQFPELRTRPTLDALQRLARAGLMPQETADTLAAAYEFLRRVEHRIQYLDDQQTHALPVADEDLRWIAQTLGYADCCPFLAQLDTHREFVAQEFDKLLGGDKPCNGKCSGARKAAAPAELSDLLDELPPAFAERIKDWCETPRMMALRDETRARLRQLVQRTGQWLREPDGDGQGQTTHPVEAALRWADWIEPLLRRESYLALLVERPAVQERLLRLLGSARWPARYLMQHPGVIDELASDEMLSGRFVAAEFERELEARHASLSRTGEADEERLLNLLRHAHHAEVFRTLARDVDGRITVEQVADDLSALADTTLRVTARWCWPHVRNRHREVAQFAIIGYGKLGGKELGYGSDLDIVFVYDDDDERAGEVYAAYVRKLINWLTVKTREGDLFEIDTALRPNGNSGLLTTSFEAYEKYQLGRGSNTAWTWEHQAMTRARFVLGSEDHGAELGARFDQVREAVLVAPRNREALKAEIIAMRDKLRGARPVKADRFDVKHSPGGMVDAEFAVQFLVLSASSEHPELIPNLGNIALLIRAEDAGLLPAGVGRNAAAAYRELRRVQHRARLNEEPTQVTPPALATQREAMLALWRAVFG; from the coding sequence ATGACCGCCACCATCGGGGCGGGTTCCGCCGAAACCAGCACCAGTTTGAATCAGTTGTCAGCTACAGCATCGACGAGCCCCGACGCGGACAAGCCCGCGTTGTCCTCCTATTCGCGCTTCGTGCAGCGCCTGCGCCGCCGCTATGCGGGCGAGCTCGCGCTGCTGCCCGAGGGGGAGCCGCGCCGCGCATCGATGACGCAGGCCTACGAGGCACTGCGCGCGCGCGGCGACGGCGTGGGCGATGCCCTGCGCATCGTGCGGCAGTTGGTGATGGAACGCCTTGTCACACTCGACTGCGATCGCCAGGCCCCGTTGGCCGTGGTGACCACCGCGGTCACCGAGCTCGCCGAGTTCGCGCTCGACACCGCCTGCCGCGAGGCCTGCGCCGAACTCGACGCGGCGCACGGCGCGCCGCTGGGCGCCGACGGCCAGCGCTCGCAGCTGTGGATCGTGGGCATGGGCAAGCTTGGCGCGCGCGAGCTCAACGTGTCGAGCGACATCGACCTCATCTACCTCTACGACCAGGACGGCGACACCACCGGCGACCCGCAGGGCCGCGGCAAGCTCGCGAACCAGGAGTACTTCGCGCGCGCCGTTAAGCGCATCTACGCGCTGGTGGGCGACACCACCGAGCACGGCTTCGTGTTCCGCGTCGACCTGGCGCTGCGGCCCAACGGCAACTCGGGGCCGCCCGTGGTCTCGCTCGATGCGCTGGAGGAGTATTTCCAGGTGCAGGGCCGCGAATGGGAGCGCTTCGCCTGGATGAAGAGCCGCGTGGTCGCACCCACCGAGGTGGTCGCGCAGGGCCAGGCCCAGGGCCTGCGCGGCGCGGTGCTGCCCTTCGTGTTCCGCCGCTACCTCGACTACAGCGTGTTCGATTCGCTGCGCGTGCTGCACCGCCAGATCCGCGAGCAGTCGGCGCGCCGCAGCGCCGGCCGGCCCGAGCGCGCGAACGACGTGAAGCTCTCGCGCGGCGGCATCCGCGAGATCGAATTCACCGTGCAGCTGCTGCAGGTGGTGCGCGGCGGCCAGTTCCCCGAGCTGCGCACCCGGCCCACGCTCGATGCGCTGCAGCGGCTCGCGCGCGCCGGCCTGATGCCGCAGGAAACCGCCGACACGCTGGCCGCGGCCTACGAGTTCCTGCGCCGGGTCGAGCACCGCATCCAGTACCTCGACGACCAGCAGACCCATGCGCTGCCCGTGGCCGACGAGGACCTGCGCTGGATCGCGCAGACGCTCGGCTATGCCGACTGCTGCCCGTTCCTGGCCCAGCTCGACACCCACCGCGAGTTCGTCGCGCAGGAGTTCGACAAGCTGCTGGGCGGCGACAAGCCCTGCAACGGCAAGTGCAGCGGCGCGCGCAAGGCGGCCGCGCCGGCCGAGCTGTCGGACCTGCTCGACGAGCTGCCGCCGGCCTTCGCCGAGCGCATCAAGGACTGGTGCGAGACGCCGCGCATGATGGCGCTGCGCGACGAAACGCGTGCGCGCTTGCGCCAGCTGGTGCAGCGCACCGGCCAGTGGCTGCGCGAACCCGACGGCGACGGCCAGGGCCAGACCACTCACCCTGTCGAGGCCGCGCTGCGCTGGGCCGACTGGATCGAGCCGCTGCTGCGCCGCGAGAGCTACCTCGCGCTGCTGGTCGAACGGCCCGCGGTGCAGGAACGGCTGCTGCGCCTGCTGGGCTCGGCGCGCTGGCCGGCGCGCTACCTGATGCAGCATCCGGGCGTGATCGACGAGCTGGCCAGCGACGAGATGCTCTCGGGCCGCTTCGTGGCCGCCGAGTTCGAGCGCGAGCTCGAGGCGCGCCATGCCTCGCTGAGCCGCACCGGCGAGGCCGACGAGGAGCGCCTGCTGAACCTGCTGCGCCACGCGCACCATGCCGAGGTGTTCCGCACCCTGGCGCGCGACGTGGACGGCCGCATCACCGTCGAGCAGGTGGCCGACGACCTGAGCGCGCTGGCCGACACCACCTTGCGCGTGACCGCCCGCTGGTGCTGGCCGCATGTGCGCAACCGGCACCGCGAGGTGGCGCAGTTCGCGATCATCGGCTACGGCAAGCTGGGCGGCAAAGAACTGGGCTACGGCAGCGACCTCGACATCGTGTTCGTCTACGACGACGACGACGAGCGCGCCGGCGAGGTCTACGCGGCCTACGTGCGCAAGCTCATCAACTGGCTCACGGTGAAGACGCGCGAGGGCGACCTGTTCGAGATCGACACCGCGCTGCGGCCCAACGGCAACTCGGGCCTGCTGACCACCAGCTTCGAGGCCTACGAGAAGTACCAGCTCGGCCGCGGCAGCAACACCGCCTGGACCTGGGAACACCAGGCCATGACGCGCGCGCGCTTCGTGCTCGGCAGCGAGGACCACGGCGCCGAGCTGGGCGCGCGCTTCGACCAGGTGCGCGAGGCGGTGCTGGTGGCGCCGCGCAACCGCGAGGCGCTGAAGGCCGAGATCATCGCGATGCGCGACAAGCTGCGCGGCGCGCGGCCCGTGAAGGCCGACCGCTTCGACGTCAAGCACAGTCCCGGCGGCATGGTCGATGCCGAGTTCGCGGTGCAGTTCCTGGTGCTGTCGGCCTCGAGCGAGCATCCCGAACTGATCCCCAACCTCGGCAACATCGCGCTGCTGATCCGCGCCGAAGACGCCGGCCTGCTGCCCGCGGGCGTGGGCCGCAACGCGGCCGCGGCCTACCGCGAGCTGCGGCGCGTGCAGCACCGCGCACGCCTCAACGAGGAGCCGACGCAGGTGACGCCCCCCGCGCTGGCCACGCAGCGCGAGGCGATGCTGGCGCTGTGGAGGGCCGTGTTTGGTTGA